The following coding sequences are from one Triticum aestivum cultivar Chinese Spring chromosome 5A, IWGSC CS RefSeq v2.1, whole genome shotgun sequence window:
- the LOC123104131 gene encoding uncharacterized protein has translation MMNRQFANMIVHNYPKGVYSLRRINLMEYLFYPSTEAAEKAEVNKKGWLSTMLKGSPKQSLPKTNINFSSLPNMADLTTRHFFSLLRGQGEGSVMFVSPNVHTMMYDTSTDFVFGMPQANFCKQSDSIALSITRRSYGQDNHKLYVIGKGEDNALFEVLNYTRTTDLNNSSWYWRPLPCPPLFRPCLPGSNSKVCPPSAAAVLDAATICVSSVDAGACAFFDTATREWRQAGSWVLPIHGAAEYVPEFDLWFGLDDVIGNPNHCLRAFDFDSSRRPVVRHSWNYLSVLPDEWLPRQRHLLNMGSGKFCIATSFRNLLRHTSCRPLHGAVNELTVLTGVEVVRNVNGFQIIKHKSECYSLEDNRIHCVL, from the coding sequence ATGATGAATCGTCAGTTTGCGAATATGATAGTACACAATTACCCCAAGGGAGTTTATTCCCTGCGCCGGATCAACCTCATGGAGTATCTCTTCTACCCTTCAACAGAAGCTGCCGAAAAGGCAGAAGTGAATAAGAAGGGATGGTTATCCACCATGTTGAAAGGGAGCCCCAAGCAGAGTCTGCCCAAGACGAACATCAACTTCTCATCACTGCCTAACATGGCCGACTTAACTACCAGGCATTTCTTCTCCCTGCTGAGAGGGCAGGGGGAGGGCTCTGTCATGTTTGTCAGCCCTAACGTCCACACGATGATGTACGACACTAGCACGGACTTCGTCTTTGGCATGCCACAAGCCAACTTCTGTAAGCAGAGTGACTCAATCGCCCTGTCCATCACTCGGCGGAGCTATGGCCAGGACAACCACAAGCTCTATGTCATAGGAAAAGGAGAGGACAATGCCTTGTTCGAGGTCTTGAACTATACCAGGACAACTGATCTGAACAACTCGTCTTGGTACTGGCGACCTCTACCCTGCCCGCCACTGTTTCGGCCGTGCCTGCCTGGCAGCAACAGCAAAGTTTGTCCTCCCTCTGCAGCCGCTGTGTTGGATGCCGCCACAATATGTGTCTCATCTGTGGATGCTGGAGCCTGCGCCTTCTTTGACACGGCAACGCGCGAGTGGAGGCAGGCTGGCAGCTGGGTGCTGCCCATCCACGGTGCGGCGGAGTATGTCCCTGAGTTTGACCTCTGGTTTGGCCTCGACGATGTCATTGGCAACCCCAACCATTGCCTGCGTGCTTTTGACTTCGATTCCTCCAGGCGACCGGTGGTGCGGCACTCCTGGAACTATCTCAGCGTCCTGCCCGATGAGTGGTTGCCGCGGCAGAGGCACCTGCTAAACATGGGCTCAGGCAAGTTCTGCATCGCCACCAGCTTTCGAAATCTCTTGAGGCACACCTCGTGCAGACCACTTCATGGTGCAGTCAATGAGCTTACTGTCTTGACCGGCGTGGAGGTGGTGCGCAATGTCAATGGTTTCCAGATCATCAAGCACAAGTCTGAATGTTACAGCTTGGAGGACAATAGAATCCACTGTGTGCTCTGA